Proteins from a genomic interval of Niabella soli DSM 19437:
- a CDS encoding RNA recognition motif domain-containing protein, translating into MNMYVSNLGFHASDDDLRELFSSFGQVSSAKVIMDRTTGKSRGFGFVEMGSVSDATLAMKELDGKDVDGRRIAVSAAKEREERSNRKW; encoded by the coding sequence ATGAACATGTATGTTTCAAACCTGGGGTTTCATGCCTCTGACGATGATTTGCGCGAACTTTTTAGCAGCTTCGGACAAGTGTCTTCTGCCAAAGTAATTATGGATAGAACCACCGGGAAGAGCCGGGGCTTTGGTTTCGTAGAAATGGGCTCAGTTTCAGATGCCACACTTGCAATGAAAGAGCTGGACGGTAAGGATGTCGATGGCAGGAGAATTGCTGTTTCGGCTGCAAAAGAACGGGAAGAGCGGTCTAATAGAAAATGGTAA
- a CDS encoding PAS domain-containing sensor histidine kinase yields the protein MVLQRLLGSLALKGSQRFTYILYKMNNQSLGLLVEEKQALLAAIVSSSQDAIISKTLKGIITSWNPAAERLFGYSEKEVLGKHISLIIPEDRIHEEDFIIQQISKGLRLEHFETMRVTSDGRQIPISLTLSPIFNERHEIIGASKIVRDISENITAKQEKEQLYEEIKMLNKKKDEFIALATHELKTPITSLRGFLEVLQKNVSPEGINFSLLERCSRQVNKLIMLLNDLLDVSRVQLGKLQLRYEYFNIVSMATEVLSSFIHFEKHTLSVKNREPIIVYADRIRLEQVLTNLVNNAIKYSPSGGDVEIKIWESRDNIHLSVRDEGIGIDNEHLAEIFSQFYRAVDDQSNISGLGIGLYISKEIIVRHGGTIEAKSRKGGGSVFTVSLPQKKD from the coding sequence GTGGTTTTGCAAAGATTGTTGGGCTCCCTGGCTCTAAAAGGTTCCCAGCGCTTTACATACATACTTTATAAAATGAATAACCAGAGTTTGGGATTATTAGTAGAAGAGAAACAGGCATTACTGGCAGCGATTGTATCCTCTTCTCAGGATGCAATAATAAGTAAAACCCTGAAGGGTATTATAACAAGTTGGAACCCCGCTGCTGAACGGCTCTTTGGATATTCAGAAAAAGAAGTACTGGGCAAGCACATATCATTGATCATACCAGAAGACCGGATACACGAAGAAGATTTTATCATACAACAAATTTCCAAAGGCTTGCGTTTGGAACATTTTGAAACGATGCGTGTTACCAGCGATGGCAGACAAATCCCTATTTCTCTTACCTTGTCACCGATATTTAATGAGCGCCATGAAATTATTGGAGCATCTAAAATTGTGCGGGATATTTCTGAAAACATTACGGCCAAGCAGGAAAAAGAACAGCTTTATGAGGAGATTAAAATGTTGAACAAAAAAAAAGACGAATTTATCGCACTGGCAACTCATGAACTAAAAACGCCCATCACTTCTTTGCGAGGATTTTTAGAAGTATTACAAAAGAATGTTTCCCCGGAGGGCATTAATTTCAGTTTGCTTGAAAGATGCAGTCGGCAAGTGAATAAATTAATAATGTTACTGAACGATCTTTTGGATGTTTCCCGCGTTCAACTTGGAAAACTTCAGCTTCGTTATGAATACTTTAATATTGTTAGTATGGCAACGGAGGTCCTCTCCAGCTTTATCCACTTTGAAAAACACACCCTCAGCGTTAAAAACAGGGAGCCCATAATCGTTTATGCTGATAGAATTCGACTGGAGCAGGTACTTACAAACCTGGTTAATAATGCAATTAAGTATTCTCCATCAGGAGGAGACGTTGAAATAAAAATATGGGAATCACGTGACAACATTCATTTATCAGTCAGGGACGAAGGCATTGGCATTGATAATGAACATTTGGCTGAAATTTTTAGTCAGTTCTACCGGGCCGTTGATGATCAGTCAAATATTTCCGGGTTAGGAATTGGTTTATATATAAGCAAAGAAATCATTGTTCGACATGGAGGAACAATAGAAGCAAAAAGTCGGAAGGGCGGCGGATCTGTTTTTACCGTTTCACTCCCGCAAAAGAAAGATTAG
- a CDS encoding response regulator transcription factor has product MKKDVLIIEDDDDIRYLIEYILKGALYKVRTGTSAKDLNDALAVKLPDIIILDIMLPDGNGIDLCKKIKGNGLTNHIPVIIMSAYQFSNVEDACAEAFINKPFGIHEVITAVEQVS; this is encoded by the coding sequence GTGAAAAAAGATGTTTTAATAATAGAAGATGATGATGATATACGCTATTTGATAGAATATATTCTTAAGGGCGCACTTTATAAGGTTAGAACGGGTACTTCAGCTAAAGACCTGAATGATGCCCTTGCAGTAAAGCTTCCCGATATAATCATACTGGATATTATGCTTCCCGATGGTAATGGTATTGATTTGTGCAAAAAGATAAAAGGAAACGGCTTAACAAACCATATACCAGTGATCATTATGTCGGCATATCAGTTTAGCAATGTAGAAGACGCCTGCGCTGAAGCTTTTATTAATAAACCGTTCGGCATTCATGAAGTTATCACAGCAGTGGAACAGGTTTCTTAA
- a CDS encoding helix-turn-helix domain-containing protein → MERAITFNTVHDYNVFNNNPTLHPLVNIVDLSMADPRSGHRMTFNIFCIVLKNIKCGDIRYGNHYYDYQEGTLVFFSPGQVIDVTNPEVYQPTGTALTFHPDLLLNTPLGKRMNEFSFFSYQTNEALHLSEREKKIVLECFDKITYELSQSIDKHSKTLIASNIELFLNYCTRFYDRQFITRENVNRGILEKFEELLNSYFVSEKTQLIGLPSVAYCAGELHLSANYFGDLIKKETGKSAQEYIQNKIIDTAKNKIYDAGKTVNQIAYELGFKYPQHFTRLFKQKTGVTPNEYRSMN, encoded by the coding sequence ATGGAAAGAGCAATCACCTTTAATACCGTTCACGACTATAATGTCTTCAACAATAACCCCACCTTACATCCGCTGGTAAACATTGTGGATCTTTCTATGGCAGACCCCAGGTCCGGCCACCGGATGACCTTTAATATTTTTTGTATTGTACTCAAGAACATAAAGTGCGGAGATATCCGGTATGGTAATCATTATTATGACTACCAGGAAGGAACTTTGGTGTTTTTTTCTCCCGGCCAGGTAATCGATGTAACGAACCCCGAAGTGTATCAGCCTACAGGAACAGCGCTGACCTTCCACCCGGATCTGCTACTAAATACGCCGCTTGGCAAGCGAATGAATGAGTTCAGCTTTTTTTCTTACCAAACAAATGAAGCACTTCATCTGTCTGAACGGGAGAAGAAGATTGTACTTGAATGTTTTGATAAAATTACTTATGAATTAAGCCAGTCCATCGATAAGCATAGCAAAACGCTGATCGCTTCCAACATTGAGCTGTTTTTAAACTATTGTACCCGGTTTTACGACCGGCAATTTATTACCCGCGAAAATGTTAACCGGGGCATACTGGAAAAATTTGAAGAATTGCTAAACAGTTACTTTGTCTCTGAAAAAACGCAGCTGATCGGGTTACCTTCGGTTGCTTATTGTGCCGGCGAACTGCATTTGTCTGCCAACTACTTTGGAGATTTAATCAAAAAAGAAACTGGGAAATCGGCCCAGGAATACATCCAGAATAAAATAATAGATACAGCAAAGAATAAGATATATGATGCTGGCAAAACCGTTAATCAAATTGCTTATGAGCTGGGCTTTAAATATCCCCAACATTTTACTCGCTTATTTAAGCAAAAAACCGGCGTAACTCCTAATGAATACAGGAGCATGAACTGA